In the genome of Candidatus Neomarinimicrobiota bacterium, the window CTCCCGGATGCGCTGGGCCAGGCCCTCATCGTAGGCCATGGGGCCCCGTTCCTTCCTGACGGGTTAACATGCCTGAATGACATCGAAAAATCATAGCTCAATGGTCTCCAGGCGCGCGTCCGGGGGTATGTCCGGCTCCAGCGCCAGCATATCCTCGGCCCCGATTTTCAAGGACTCAAGCAGTTCCTCATGCGTCTTTTCCTGGGCGTTGACCCCCGGCAGGTCGATCAGCCAACCGATC includes:
- a CDS encoding type II toxin-antitoxin system HicB family antitoxin, producing the protein MKEYRAVIKEEEGWWIGWLIDLPGVNAQEKTHEELLESLKIGAEDMLALEPDIPPDARLETIEL